In Acaryochloris marina S15, a single genomic region encodes these proteins:
- a CDS encoding PadR family transcriptional regulator, with amino-acid sequence MKFQDIYRYFQEPPPIYLSKEVAVCYVLSVLIDHGDSYGTALIQLVENNHPLYRLSDTVLYSALKFLEDEGVIRGYWQKVEGRGRPRRMYEVATEKSDEARKLGRLWHKFLGEEQLVSGIQQLQSG; translated from the coding sequence ATGAAATTCCAAGATATTTATCGATATTTTCAAGAACCACCACCTATTTATCTCAGTAAAGAAGTAGCCGTTTGCTACGTATTATCCGTGCTGATTGACCATGGTGACTCCTATGGAACAGCCTTGATCCAGCTCGTAGAGAATAACCATCCGTTGTATCGTTTGTCAGATACGGTACTGTATAGTGCCCTCAAATTCTTAGAAGATGAAGGTGTAATCAGAGGTTATTGGCAAAAAGTTGAAGGCCGCGGACGCCCACGTCGCATGTATGAAGTAGCTACAGAAAAGTCTGATGAAGCCAGGAAACTGGGGCGCTTGTGGCATAAGTTCCTCGGTGAAGAGCAGCTAGTCTCAGGGATTCAGCAGCTTCAATCTGGTTGA
- the ruvX gene encoding Holliday junction resolvase RuvX: protein MIDDISPTSEPTIIVDSSMILGFDPGRQKCGLAVMGGDQTIHWHQVVAASQVIDSINTLRQTYPISLLVMGNQTTSKEWLHVLVEKYALNLDIIQVDERYSTLEARGKYWQLYPPQGIHRLIPQSLRKINHPIDDIVAIILIERYLAKPKDTDGSQV from the coding sequence ATGATAGACGATATATCTCCGACCTCTGAACCCACAATCATCGTAGATTCGTCCATGATTCTGGGATTTGATCCAGGACGACAAAAATGTGGATTGGCCGTCATGGGGGGAGACCAGACTATTCACTGGCATCAGGTTGTGGCAGCTTCTCAAGTAATTGATTCTATTAATACTTTGCGCCAAACCTATCCAATCTCCTTATTAGTAATGGGGAATCAGACCACTTCAAAAGAATGGCTGCACGTTCTGGTCGAAAAATATGCACTTAATCTTGACATTATTCAGGTCGATGAACGCTATAGCACCTTAGAAGCCCGAGGCAAATATTGGCAGCTTTACCCGCCTCAAGGCATCCATCGTCTCATTCCCCAAAGTTTACGCAAGATTAATCATCCTATCGATGACATTGTGGCCATTATCTTAATTGAGAGGTATCTAGCAAAGCCTAAAGATACTGATGGTTCACAGGTATAA
- a CDS encoding aldehyde oxygenase (deformylating), giving the protein MPQTQAISEIDFYSDTYKDAYSRIDGIVIEGEQEAHENYIRLGEMLPDHQDDFIRLSKMEARHKKGFEACGRNLEVTCDLNFARSFFSDLHKNFQEAAAEDKVPTCLVIQSLIIECFAIAAYNIYIPVADDFARKITESVVKDEYQHLNYGEEWLKAHFDDVKAEIQEANRKNLPIVWRMLNEVDKDAAVLGMEKEALVEDFMIQYGEALSNIGFSTGEIMRMSAYGLVAA; this is encoded by the coding sequence ATGCCCCAAACTCAGGCTATTTCAGAAATTGACTTCTATAGTGACACCTACAAAGATGCTTACAGTCGGATTGACGGTATTGTGATCGAAGGTGAGCAAGAAGCTCATGAAAACTATATTCGTCTTGGCGAAATGCTGCCTGATCACCAAGACGACTTTATCCGCCTGTCCAAGATGGAAGCTCGTCACAAAAAAGGGTTTGAAGCCTGTGGTCGCAACTTAGAAGTGACCTGCGATCTAAACTTTGCTCGCAGTTTCTTTTCCGACTTACATAAGAATTTCCAAGAGGCTGCGGCTGAGGATAAAGTTCCAACTTGCTTAGTGATCCAGTCTTTGATTATTGAGTGCTTTGCGATCGCAGCCTACAACATCTATATCCCCGTCGCCGATGACTTTGCCCGCAAGATTACAGAATCTGTGGTCAAAGATGAGTATCAGCACCTCAATTACGGTGAAGAGTGGCTCAAGGCCCACTTCGACGACGTGAAAGCAGAAATCCAAGAAGCCAATCGCAAAAATCTTCCCATCGTTTGGAGAATGTTGAACGAAGTGGACAAAGATGCAGCTGTCTTAGGAATGGAAAAAGAAGCCCTAGTTGAAGACTTCATGATCCAATACGGTGAAGCCCTCAGCAATATTGGGTTCTCTACTGGAGAAATTATGCGAATGTCCGCATACGGTCTTGTGGCTGCATAA
- a CDS encoding long-chain acyl-[acyl-carrier-protein] reductase — protein MFGLIGHLTSLQHAQSVARELGYPEYADQGLDFWCMAPPQIVDDITVTSITGQTIYGKYVESCFLPEMLASQRIKAATRKIVNAMAHAQKNGINITALGGFSSIIFENFNLQRITRIRNIQLDLQRFTTGNTHTAYIICRQVEQGAQQLGIDLNKATVAICGATGDIGSAVCRWLDARTDTAELLLVARHQGRLETLQSELGRGKIMSIEEALPQADIVVWVASMPKGIEIDADNLKHPCLMIDGGYPKNLGTKVQHPDVHILNGGIVEHSLDIDWKIMHIVNMNIPNRQLFACFAESMLLEFEQLHTNFSWGRNEITVAKMEKIGEISLKHGFKPLSLAI, from the coding sequence ATGTTTGGTCTAATTGGTCATCTAACCAGCTTGCAGCATGCTCAATCCGTTGCCCGAGAATTAGGATATCCAGAGTACGCTGATCAAGGCTTAGATTTTTGGTGTATGGCCCCACCTCAAATCGTTGATGACATTACGGTTACAAGTATTACGGGGCAAACCATTTACGGCAAATATGTCGAATCTTGTTTCCTACCTGAGATGCTGGCTTCCCAGAGAATCAAGGCGGCGACTCGTAAAATTGTTAATGCCATGGCCCATGCTCAGAAGAATGGGATTAATATCACTGCTTTGGGTGGTTTCTCTTCCATTATTTTTGAGAATTTCAATTTACAGCGCATTACCCGCATTCGGAATATTCAACTAGATTTACAACGCTTCACGACCGGTAATACCCATACGGCCTACATTATCTGCCGCCAAGTTGAGCAAGGAGCCCAACAACTAGGGATTGACCTGAATAAGGCAACTGTCGCTATTTGTGGTGCCACGGGCGATATTGGTAGTGCTGTATGTCGCTGGCTAGATGCTCGTACAGACACAGCTGAATTACTCTTGGTTGCCCGCCATCAGGGCCGTCTGGAAACCTTGCAGTCTGAGCTGGGTCGAGGCAAAATCATGTCGATTGAAGAAGCCTTACCCCAAGCAGATATCGTTGTGTGGGTTGCTAGTATGCCAAAAGGCATCGAGATTGATGCTGACAATTTGAAGCATCCTTGTCTCATGATTGATGGTGGCTATCCGAAAAATTTAGGCACAAAAGTTCAGCATCCTGACGTTCATATCCTCAACGGTGGTATTGTCGAACATTCTTTGGATATTGATTGGAAGATCATGCATATTGTCAACATGAATATTCCTAATCGTCAGTTGTTTGCCTGTTTTGCGGAATCCATGCTCCTAGAATTTGAGCAGCTACACACTAATTTTTCTTGGGGACGCAACGAAATTACGGTTGCAAAGATGGAAAAAATTGGTGAAATATCTCTCAAACATGGCTTTAAACCTCTATCACTCGCTATCTAA
- a CDS encoding LptF/LptG family permease, whose protein sequence is MPWVFAFGAFTAISFSIGALFDVLRRLTEGTLSSADALQVLVLQLPRFMVLALPMSMLLAPLLTYSQLAQRNELMALKACGTSVYRIVRPVICFSLIVAVSTLTLNEWIVPPATAAVNRLLAQHPASQIAAIPSQNIVHKTYRHQRLIQLFYARTFDGEALHQLTILQFQDRHLHHIWLAQQATWNTAQQQWTLSQGTRYTIDPISGLYQHVVSFKQQPFQRISPQELAEITSNPINLHETAVLMRHVQQSGNLQTMQHLQVRWHSLMAFPWIGVGFTLIGSALGCQSTSKQGSLGFGLSSLLIFVYYTFSFICQTLGDTGLWLASIAGWLPIVVLITLGSTLLHNSNIRSASY, encoded by the coding sequence ATGCCTTGGGTCTTTGCCTTTGGTGCATTTACAGCCATTAGCTTTAGTATTGGCGCTCTGTTTGATGTCCTGCGGCGATTAACAGAAGGAACCTTATCGAGTGCTGATGCATTACAAGTGTTGGTATTACAGCTCCCTCGCTTTATGGTGCTGGCTTTACCGATGTCCATGCTTCTGGCCCCTTTGCTTACCTATAGCCAATTAGCCCAAAGGAATGAGCTAATGGCTCTTAAAGCTTGTGGGACAAGTGTATATCGCATTGTACGGCCAGTCATTTGTTTTAGCCTGATTGTGGCTGTTTCTACCCTCACCCTTAATGAGTGGATCGTTCCTCCGGCTACTGCAGCAGTCAATCGGTTGCTGGCCCAGCACCCCGCGAGTCAGATTGCAGCGATTCCTAGCCAAAATATTGTTCATAAAACCTATCGGCATCAGCGATTAATCCAGCTGTTCTATGCCCGCACTTTTGATGGTGAGGCACTCCATCAACTGACTATTTTGCAGTTTCAAGATCGTCACTTACATCACATCTGGCTAGCCCAGCAAGCCACCTGGAACACCGCTCAACAACAGTGGACATTATCCCAGGGGACTCGATATACAATCGATCCGATTTCGGGGTTGTACCAACACGTTGTTTCCTTTAAGCAGCAGCCTTTTCAAAGGATCAGTCCGCAGGAATTAGCCGAGATCACAAGCAACCCCATCAACCTGCACGAAACCGCGGTTCTGATGCGACATGTACAACAGTCAGGAAATTTACAAACGATGCAACACCTGCAAGTGCGCTGGCATTCACTGATGGCTTTTCCCTGGATCGGAGTGGGATTTACGCTTATAGGATCAGCACTAGGCTGCCAGTCAACCTCAAAGCAAGGTTCACTGGGCTTTGGGTTAAGTAGCCTGTTGATTTTTGTTTACTATACCTTCTCGTTTATCTGCCAAACCTTAGGAGATACAGGCCTCTGGTTAGCAAGCATAGCTGGCTGGCTGCCGATCGTGGTTTTAATCACCCTAGGCAGCACCTTACTTCACAACAGCAATATCCGTTCAGCGAGTTACTGA
- a CDS encoding zinc ribbon domain-containing protein, with protein MAYVGELGTGSTIYLENQDSQTIITAIAASPGQQQQTSHSFSTGHWTTSPELFRSLQGHIIRLETAQGNYVLLVQNHQIRPIEAMPPRHTLASIPLQQIVHPPTSPIPPMPPLQPLTMGNMVMSMQPMQMRMGNMHLSMRTTATATQTTQNNFCSQCGTAVSAQDKFCANCGHRLH; from the coding sequence ATGGCATATGTCGGTGAATTAGGGACGGGCTCCACTATTTATCTCGAGAATCAAGACAGTCAGACCATTATTACGGCTATTGCAGCCTCACCTGGCCAACAACAACAAACTAGCCACAGCTTTTCTACTGGGCATTGGACCACCTCTCCAGAACTCTTTCGAAGTCTTCAAGGGCATATTATCCGGCTAGAGACGGCGCAGGGAAATTATGTTCTGTTAGTGCAAAATCATCAAATCCGGCCGATTGAGGCAATGCCCCCTCGGCATACGCTCGCAAGTATTCCACTGCAGCAGATTGTACATCCCCCCACATCTCCTATACCTCCCATGCCACCGTTACAACCGCTAACGATGGGTAATATGGTCATGAGTATGCAGCCGATGCAAATGCGTATGGGCAATATGCACCTCAGCATGAGAACAACAGCAACCGCTACCCAAACAACGCAAAATAATTTTTGTAGTCAATGTGGAACGGCCGTGTCCGCGCAAGACAAATTCTGTGCAAACTGTGGTCATCGCCTTCACTAA
- a CDS encoding class I SAM-dependent methyltransferase yields the protein MTANVLAAKTRVFDQWAPNYDWLFTTVFYQAVHQRLLSYVNLPNDLPTAALDMGCGTGKLLNRLASQYSQLQGTGLDLSPEMLRQARQGNCHRPRLIFIQGASEAMPFADNQFHAAFSTISFLHYPNPQQVFMEMGRVLKPGGQFYLVDYTAFFGVGTQQNIAGLGGPMHFYSPQQRETLAMNAGLTCTAHHSLLGPVLLSVIQKSSLST from the coding sequence ATGACTGCTAATGTTCTAGCTGCCAAAACCCGAGTTTTCGATCAATGGGCTCCCAATTACGATTGGTTGTTCACCACGGTGTTTTACCAAGCAGTCCACCAACGTCTGTTGAGCTATGTAAACTTACCGAACGATTTACCCACTGCTGCTTTGGATATGGGTTGTGGAACAGGTAAGCTCCTCAATCGTTTAGCCTCTCAATATTCACAGTTGCAGGGAACGGGACTGGATTTATCCCCAGAAATGCTGCGGCAAGCCCGTCAGGGTAACTGCCATCGTCCGCGCTTGATTTTTATCCAAGGGGCAAGTGAGGCAATGCCCTTTGCGGATAATCAGTTTCATGCAGCGTTCAGCACCATCAGTTTTTTGCATTATCCCAATCCACAACAGGTATTTATGGAAATGGGTCGTGTGCTAAAGCCTGGAGGTCAGTTCTATTTGGTAGATTACACAGCCTTTTTTGGAGTAGGCACACAGCAAAATATTGCTGGATTGGGTGGTCCTATGCATTTTTATAGTCCTCAGCAACGTGAAACGCTAGCAATGAATGCTGGTCTAACTTGTACTGCTCATCATTCGTTGTTAGGCCCTGTGTTACTCTCAGTTATTCAAAAATCCAGTCTGTCTACTTAA
- a CDS encoding HAD family hydrolase produces the protein MSLSLPQTIALDFDGVLCNGLREYFLTTWRAYSRIWPTSTSEPAPELAEHFYHLRPVIETGWEMPVLLRAILKGFSEAQVLADWSSIRDRIVVEEDLDRKSLVQQVDGVRDHWIASDLENWLALHEFYPGVVSALQTLSQDIEVIIISTKESRFIYTLLKNAGVDLSRDRIYGKDCRRPKYETLRLLIPEVAGPIWFVEDRIAALEQVKEQSDLAEIGLFLGTWGYNTACDRKRAHQDQRIHALDLEQFCQSLTQWVV, from the coding sequence ATGAGCTTATCCTTACCCCAAACCATAGCCCTTGATTTTGATGGTGTTCTTTGCAATGGTTTGCGAGAATATTTTCTCACTACTTGGCGGGCCTATAGCAGAATTTGGCCTACCTCAACTTCAGAGCCTGCTCCAGAATTAGCAGAGCATTTCTACCACCTGCGCCCAGTGATTGAGACGGGTTGGGAAATGCCTGTACTTCTGCGCGCCATTTTGAAGGGGTTTTCCGAAGCTCAGGTGTTAGCAGACTGGTCCTCGATCCGTGATCGGATCGTTGTCGAGGAAGACCTGGATCGAAAAAGCTTGGTCCAACAGGTCGATGGAGTCCGCGATCACTGGATTGCCTCAGATCTAGAGAATTGGTTGGCCTTACATGAGTTCTACCCTGGGGTCGTTTCTGCACTCCAAACCCTTAGTCAGGATATTGAAGTCATTATTATCAGCACTAAGGAAAGCCGATTTATTTATACCTTACTCAAAAACGCGGGGGTGGATTTATCCCGAGATCGCATCTATGGCAAAGATTGCCGTCGCCCCAAGTATGAGACCTTAAGATTGCTAATCCCAGAAGTGGCTGGCCCAATCTGGTTTGTGGAAGATCGAATAGCCGCACTGGAGCAGGTTAAGGAACAATCTGATTTGGCAGAGATTGGTTTGTTTTTAGGGACGTGGGGATACAATACGGCGTGCGATCGCAAACGTGCCCATCAAGATCAACGCATCCATGCCTTAGACCTAGAGCAGTTTTGCCAATCCCTAACCCAATGGGTTGTATAA
- a CDS encoding MAPEG family protein: MSPWPALVSLLALLLYFVVTINVGRARAKYGIPAPQMSGNPDFERVLRVQQNMLEQLIFFLPALWIFCFYLNPLWGSGLGMLWVGGRALYAWGYYQAAEKRGPGFAIASLSSLVLVLAGLVGVVLALIPA; this comes from the coding sequence ATGTCACCTTGGCCAGCACTCGTTAGTCTGCTTGCATTATTGCTGTATTTTGTAGTCACTATTAATGTCGGGCGTGCCCGCGCTAAATACGGCATCCCAGCTCCCCAAATGTCTGGCAATCCTGATTTTGAGCGGGTTCTACGAGTCCAGCAAAATATGCTGGAGCAGTTGATTTTCTTCCTGCCAGCTTTGTGGATATTCTGCTTCTATCTCAATCCGTTATGGGGATCGGGGCTAGGAATGCTATGGGTGGGTGGCCGTGCTCTTTATGCTTGGGGGTATTACCAAGCTGCAGAGAAACGAGGTCCTGGCTTTGCCATTGCGTCTTTAAGCAGTCTAGTACTAGTCTTAGCAGGGCTGGTTGGCGTTGTCTTAGCCTTGATACCGGCCTAG
- a CDS encoding DUF6464 family protein — protein MKPQQILTEIHLYHPPQSLGHLYLEDSPQPGAQLEVAGRQYTVLERRHRYQLQANHYQLHHIAVYVQLAIGAMNTMGSIGDENCKYNAHSALLRCAINPDGPCQDCASFLPKTDIS, from the coding sequence ATGAAGCCACAGCAGATTCTCACTGAGATTCATCTTTATCATCCGCCTCAATCCTTGGGCCATCTCTATTTAGAAGATAGTCCCCAACCTGGCGCACAACTGGAAGTAGCGGGTCGGCAGTATACGGTCTTAGAACGGCGACATCGCTATCAACTTCAAGCTAATCATTATCAACTCCACCACATTGCGGTGTATGTGCAGCTGGCCATTGGAGCGATGAATACAATGGGTAGCATAGGCGATGAAAATTGCAAGTACAATGCTCATTCAGCTTTATTACGATGTGCGATTAATCCTGATGGCCCTTGCCAAGATTGCGCCTCTTTTCTTCCGAAGACGGATATATCGTAA
- a CDS encoding response regulator transcription factor, with amino-acid sequence MKTRILVIDDDPAIAELVAINLEMAGYDVAQATDGIKGQALAVQLLPDLIILDLMLPKVDGFTICQRLRRDQRTADIPILMLTALSQTQDKVEGFNAGADDYLTKPFELEEMLARVRALLRRTDRIPQAARHSEILSYGPLTLVPERFEVLWVDKVIKLTRLEFELLHCLLQRHGQTVSPSEILQEVWGYDPNDDIETIRVHVRHLRTKLEPDPRHPQYIKTVYGAGYCLELPHAAEVENAEATNEENQASVT; translated from the coding sequence ATGAAAACCCGGATACTTGTTATTGATGATGATCCTGCGATTGCAGAGTTGGTTGCGATCAACCTGGAAATGGCAGGCTACGATGTAGCCCAAGCAACTGACGGGATTAAAGGGCAAGCGTTGGCCGTCCAGTTACTGCCAGATTTGATCATCTTGGACCTGATGCTTCCCAAAGTCGATGGTTTTACCATTTGCCAGCGGTTACGACGTGATCAGAGGACAGCCGATATCCCAATTCTGATGTTAACGGCCCTTAGTCAGACCCAAGATAAGGTCGAAGGATTTAATGCTGGGGCCGATGACTATCTCACCAAGCCCTTTGAGCTAGAAGAAATGCTGGCCCGAGTTCGCGCCTTACTGCGACGAACTGATCGCATTCCGCAAGCGGCTCGCCATAGCGAAATCCTCAGTTATGGCCCGCTTACTCTTGTGCCTGAGCGGTTTGAAGTTCTGTGGGTAGATAAAGTCATTAAGTTGACTCGTTTAGAGTTTGAGTTGCTGCACTGTCTGCTTCAACGTCATGGTCAAACCGTCTCTCCCAGCGAAATTCTCCAGGAAGTTTGGGGATACGATCCTAACGATGATATTGAAACAATTCGGGTGCATGTTCGCCATTTGCGCACCAAGCTAGAGCCAGATCCCCGACATCCTCAGTATATTAAGACGGTATATGGGGCGGGATATTGCTTAGAGCTTCCTCACGCGGCAGAAGTTGAGAATGCTGAAGCCACTAATGAGGAAAACCAGGCCTCTGTCACCTAA
- a CDS encoding RNA helicase: MPISVPEFQQLFPYQLDEFQQQAIAALDANQSVVVSAPTGSGKTMVGEYAIYRALQNGQRVFYTTPLKALSNQKLRDFQYMFGDQAVGLLTGDLSVNRAAPILVMTTEIFRNILYGTLTDVVNTSLEGVTSVILDECHYMNDRQRGTVWEESIIYCPADIQLIALSATVANAQQLVDWMSWVHGPTQLIESDWRPVPLAYFFANAKGLFPLLNQQDTALNPRLKAQAKKHHGHRHQRRADSPDVIAVLQHLREREMLPAIYFIFSRKGCDRTVESTTHLNLLSPDESAQMQTQMEIFRQQHPDVGRPEQFAAIAHGIAAHHAGLLPQWKTWVEELFQAGLIKVVFATETLAAGINMPARTTVIASLSKRTDLGHRLLTASEVLQMAGRAGRRGMDNQGYVITVQTPFEGAKEAAYLATIGPDPLVSQFTPSYGMVLNLLQTRTLDESKRLIDKSFGQYIASVQLSPQKQAITDLQQELTLLRQKLGTIDEEALKRYQKLQQRLKEERRLLKILEQQAQETRSSELTLLLDHIELGALLSLAQPKSRTLIASVFVATIPSPGHFPYLVCLSQDNHWSVISRSDVMHLDGQLDHSAKIQQLTVPSSLTKKGQSKQGDAISLQVAEQIPDSTWQPAPEVTHQQQQLQAVKSQMHQHPAHTSRQDHSKFLRWQRRVTTLERQLHDRETKFNRQFQHQWQAFIALVDILQKFRGLDDVNPTELGQITAAFRGENELWLGLAFKSQALNTLDPHILAAVCAALVVDNTRPDVWMKFHPSATVQQAIKPLRPLRQQLIQTQHRYEVPFPVCLDTELVGLVEQWALGLSWSDLCDATSLDAGDLVRILRRTVDLLSQIPYVPYLSQELQKNARRAQQLMNRFPISDTSLLPETAVEVVMSDEDLLPEEPVRESSP; this comes from the coding sequence ATGCCCATTTCAGTACCTGAATTTCAGCAGTTATTCCCGTATCAGCTTGATGAGTTTCAACAGCAAGCAATCGCTGCTTTAGATGCCAATCAATCGGTAGTCGTGTCGGCACCCACAGGGTCAGGCAAGACTATGGTGGGTGAATATGCGATCTATCGAGCATTGCAGAACGGGCAACGCGTTTTTTACACCACACCGCTAAAAGCGCTCTCGAACCAAAAGCTGAGAGACTTTCAGTACATGTTTGGTGACCAGGCGGTTGGGCTCTTGACGGGGGATCTTTCGGTTAATCGAGCGGCCCCCATTTTGGTTATGACAACGGAAATTTTCCGAAATATCCTCTATGGCACGCTGACTGATGTGGTCAATACTTCTTTGGAGGGGGTGACGTCAGTCATCTTGGATGAATGTCACTATATGAACGATCGTCAACGGGGGACGGTTTGGGAAGAGTCTATTATTTATTGCCCTGCCGATATTCAACTGATCGCTTTATCTGCGACGGTTGCCAATGCACAACAACTAGTGGATTGGATGAGCTGGGTGCATGGTCCAACACAACTGATTGAATCGGATTGGCGTCCTGTTCCTTTGGCCTATTTCTTTGCGAATGCGAAGGGACTGTTCCCACTATTGAATCAACAAGACACAGCCCTCAACCCGAGATTAAAGGCCCAGGCAAAAAAACATCATGGCCATCGTCATCAGCGTCGCGCTGATAGTCCTGATGTGATCGCTGTATTGCAGCATTTGCGCGAGCGAGAGATGTTGCCGGCAATTTATTTTATTTTTAGTCGCAAGGGCTGCGATCGCACCGTCGAATCCACGACCCACCTCAATCTTCTGAGCCCTGATGAATCAGCACAAATGCAGACGCAGATGGAGATATTTCGACAGCAGCATCCCGATGTGGGGCGGCCAGAACAATTTGCTGCGATCGCCCATGGTATTGCAGCTCATCATGCGGGCTTGCTTCCCCAGTGGAAAACCTGGGTGGAGGAACTCTTTCAGGCGGGGTTAATCAAAGTGGTGTTTGCAACGGAAACCCTAGCTGCAGGGATCAATATGCCTGCTCGCACCACCGTGATTGCCAGTTTATCCAAGCGAACGGATTTAGGCCATCGGTTACTCACCGCTTCTGAAGTCCTGCAAATGGCTGGTCGAGCAGGACGACGAGGCATGGATAATCAAGGCTATGTGATCACGGTACAAACGCCTTTTGAGGGGGCGAAGGAAGCAGCCTACCTGGCCACGATTGGACCGGATCCTTTAGTCAGCCAGTTCACACCTAGCTATGGCATGGTGCTGAACCTGCTGCAAACCCGTACCCTGGATGAGTCCAAAAGATTAATCGATAAAAGCTTCGGTCAATATATTGCCAGCGTGCAACTTTCACCTCAGAAACAAGCGATCACAGATCTGCAACAAGAGTTGACCCTGTTGCGACAAAAGCTCGGAACAATCGATGAAGAGGCTTTAAAGCGTTATCAAAAATTGCAGCAGCGCCTCAAAGAAGAGCGCCGGTTGCTAAAGATTCTGGAACAGCAAGCCCAGGAAACTCGTTCTAGTGAATTAACCCTGCTGCTGGACCATATCGAATTGGGAGCACTGTTGAGCTTGGCTCAGCCTAAATCTAGAACGCTTATTGCCAGTGTTTTTGTCGCAACTATTCCCAGCCCTGGCCATTTCCCGTATTTGGTTTGCTTGAGTCAAGACAATCACTGGTCCGTTATTTCTCGGAGTGACGTGATGCATTTGGATGGGCAGTTAGATCACTCCGCAAAAATCCAACAGCTAACGGTCCCTTCATCCCTGACTAAAAAAGGACAGTCTAAACAGGGTGATGCCATTAGCCTTCAAGTTGCAGAACAGATTCCTGACAGCACTTGGCAGCCTGCGCCAGAAGTGACACATCAACAACAGCAGTTACAAGCTGTAAAGTCTCAAATGCACCAACATCCTGCCCATACTTCTCGTCAGGATCATAGTAAGTTTCTACGGTGGCAGCGGCGGGTCACGACCCTAGAAAGACAGCTTCACGATCGAGAAACGAAATTTAATCGCCAATTTCAACATCAATGGCAAGCTTTTATTGCATTGGTAGACATTCTCCAAAAATTTCGTGGATTGGACGATGTGAACCCTACAGAGCTAGGTCAAATCACCGCAGCTTTTAGAGGGGAGAATGAACTCTGGTTAGGGTTAGCATTCAAATCGCAAGCTCTCAATACTCTCGATCCCCATATTCTTGCTGCCGTTTGTGCTGCCCTGGTGGTGGACAATACACGGCCTGATGTATGGATGAAATTCCATCCTAGCGCTACAGTTCAGCAAGCGATCAAACCCTTACGTCCACTACGGCAGCAACTGATTCAAACACAACATCGCTATGAAGTCCCCTTTCCTGTGTGCTTAGATACTGAATTAGTCGGCTTAGTCGAACAATGGGCATTAGGCCTTAGTTGGAGCGATCTATGCGATGCCACTAGCCTAGATGCAGGTGATTTAGTTCGTATTCTGCGACGTACGGTAGACTTACTCTCGCAAATCCCCTACGTACCCTATCTGTCTCAGGAGCTACAAAAAAATGCCAGACGAGCACAGCAGCTCATGAATCGTTTTCCCATTAGCGATACTAGCTTACTGCCCGAGACAGCAGTTGAAGTAGTCATGTCTGATGAAGACTTGTTACCAGAAGAACCCGTTCGTGAGTCTTCGCCTTAG